In a genomic window of Erigeron canadensis isolate Cc75 chromosome 5, C_canadensis_v1, whole genome shotgun sequence:
- the LOC122601587 gene encoding uncharacterized protein LOC122601587, whose amino-acid sequence MTHPDLLTGLPITKSVYRTCFFESSNYLDDRLTNNLPQSLEEGVPVDRDRIEAHARLMRDYFADELRYNARLFRRRFHMSKKLFERIVRDLDARYPYFQTRYDRAGRRGFAGVQKRTSAIRQLAYGVNSDLFDEYLQMSERTSRGSCLNFCVGIREIYGARYLRRPTPSDLQRIYDVHEQVVGFPGTIDSINCMHWPWEMCPTAWRGTYTSGHVGRPSLILQAVASNDLWIWNAYFGQQGSHNDINVFEASPILE is encoded by the exons ATGACTCATCCGGATCTTCTAACGGGTCTGCCGATTACGAAGAGCGTGTACAGAACGTGCTTCTTTGAGTCGTCGAATTACTTAGATGACAGATTGACGAACAACCTGCCCCAGTCATTGGAAGAAGGGGTACCAGTTGATCGTGATCGTATTGAAGCACATGCTCGTTTGATGCGTGACTACTTTGCTGATGAACTGCGATACAATGCGAGACTTTTCAGACGAAGgtttcatatgtcaaaaaaattatttgagcGGATAGTCCGTGATTTGGATGCTAGGTACCCATATTTTCAGACGAGATATGACCGTGCTGGGCGAAGAGGGTTTGCCGGGGTACAAAAGCGTACATCTGCAATTCGTCAATTGGCATATGGCGTTAATAGTGATTTGTTTGACGAGTATTTGCAGATGTCTGAGCGAACATCAAGGGGGTCTTGCCTAAATTTTTGTGTTG GTATACGGGAAATTTATGGAGCAAGATACCTACGGAGACCGACTCCGTCCGATCTTCAGCGTATATACGATGTTCATGAACAAGTTGTTGGTTTTCCCGGTACGATCGATAGTATAAATTGTATGCATTGGCCATGGGAGATGTGTCCGACGGCGTGGCGAGGTACTTACACAAGCGGGCATGTGGGTAGACCGTCTTTGATCCTTCAGGCTGTAGCATCAAACGATCTATGGATTTGGAATGCGTACTTTGGACAGCAAGGTTCTCACAACGATATTAATGTGTTCGAAGCATCGCCAATTCTTGAATAA